A section of the Ignavibacteriales bacterium genome encodes:
- a CDS encoding 50S ribosomal protein L9 yields the protein MKIILKEDHGVLGSAGDVVEVKGGYARNYLIPRGIGKVANESNIKAMSELRKQQHKKIEKEVEDAKNLAGELEKVTLQMTVKTGEDNKVFGSVTSQNLADELHGKGFAAIDKRKILLPHPIREIGEFPVKIKVYGEVMAEIKVIVEKEATDDKVVDKVQEEIDAKKAAEEKAQAVTQEVVEEKVEETPEIVAEDEVIAEEKIEEPVPEDSGEENQEEGKE from the coding sequence ATGAAGATAATATTAAAAGAAGATCACGGCGTCCTTGGATCAGCCGGCGATGTAGTAGAAGTAAAGGGCGGGTACGCAAGGAACTACTTAATTCCCCGCGGTATAGGTAAAGTTGCTAACGAGTCAAACATCAAAGCGATGTCTGAGCTCCGCAAGCAGCAGCATAAAAAGATCGAAAAAGAGGTTGAAGATGCAAAGAATCTTGCCGGCGAACTCGAAAAGGTTACTCTTCAAATGACCGTTAAAACCGGTGAAGATAACAAAGTATTTGGCTCGGTAACTTCACAAAATCTTGCCGACGAACTGCATGGAAAAGGATTTGCGGCAATAGATAAAAGAAAGATTCTTCTTCCACATCCTATTAGAGAAATAGGCGAATTTCCTGTAAAGATCAAAGTTTACGGCGAAGTTATGGCTGAGATCAAAGTAATTGTGGAAAAAGAAGCCACTGATGATAAGGTTGTTGATAAAGTACAGGAAGAAATAGACGCGAAAAAAGCCGCTGAAGAGAAAGCTCAAGCTGTAACTCAGGAAGTTGTCGAAGAAAAAGTCGAAGAAACTCCGGAGATTGTGGCTGAAGATGAGGTTATAGCCGAAGAAAAAATTGAAGAGCCGGTTCCCGAAGATAGCGGAGAAGAAAATCAGGAAGAAGGTAAAGAGTAG
- a CDS encoding 2-oxoacid:ferredoxin oxidoreductase subunit beta, whose translation MSEEITNGTGTTEGAVEYKAKDFSSDQDVRWCPGCGDYSILAQMQRVLPNMGLKKENVVFIAGIGCSSRFPYYMNTYGFHTIHGRATAIATGTKIANPDLSVWVATGDGDLLSIGGNHFIHILRRNPNIHLLLFNNRIYGLTKGQYSPTSERGKVTGSTPYGSLDNPINPVSLALGADGSFIARTMDRDPKHLQEMLMRCHRHRGTSFLEIFQNCNIYNDGAFFLYTEKDTKEDNVVFLEQGKPLVFGKERNKGIRLDGSNPVVVDISNGEWSENDLMVHDEQSREQAFILSRFKEIDGLPAPMGVFLDLERPVFEDLVYEQIDAVKSKRGDGDLDALLRGTQTWEVG comes from the coding sequence ATGTCAGAAGAAATTACAAACGGAACGGGTACGACAGAAGGTGCAGTTGAGTACAAAGCGAAAGACTTTTCATCGGACCAGGATGTAAGATGGTGTCCCGGTTGCGGCGATTACTCAATACTTGCCCAGATGCAGAGAGTATTGCCCAATATGGGACTTAAGAAAGAGAACGTAGTTTTTATTGCCGGGATAGGATGTTCGAGCAGGTTTCCATATTACATGAATACATATGGTTTCCATACTATTCACGGCAGGGCAACTGCAATAGCAACGGGTACCAAGATAGCTAATCCTGATCTATCCGTCTGGGTAGCTACCGGTGACGGTGATTTATTGAGCATAGGCGGAAACCACTTTATACATATCTTAAGGCGTAATCCGAATATTCATTTACTTCTCTTTAATAACAGGATATATGGTTTAACTAAAGGACAGTATTCTCCGACCTCGGAAAGAGGGAAGGTGACTGGTTCGACTCCATACGGTTCGCTGGATAATCCCATTAACCCGGTATCGCTTGCGCTTGGTGCGGACGGTTCTTTTATTGCGAGAACTATGGACAGAGACCCGAAGCATTTGCAGGAAATGCTTATGAGATGTCACCGGCATAGGGGAACTTCATTCCTGGAAATTTTCCAAAACTGTAATATTTATAATGACGGTGCTTTCTTTCTCTATACAGAAAAAGATACTAAAGAAGACAATGTAGTGTTCCTTGAACAGGGGAAACCGCTCGTATTCGGTAAAGAGAGGAATAAAGGTATCCGCCTCGACGGTTCAAATCCCGTAGTTGTAGATATTTCAAACGGTGAATGGAGTGAAAATGACCTTATGGTACACGATGAGCAGTCCAGAGAACAGGCGTTCATCTTGAGCAGATTTAAAGAGATTGACGGACTGCCTGCTCCAATGGGCGTTTTTCTGGATCTTGAAAGACCGGTCTTTGAAGATCTTGTGTATGAACAGATCGATGCCGTTAAAAGCAAACGGGGAGACGGTGATCTCGATGCCCTCTTGCGTGGCACACAGACATGGGAAGTTGGCTGA
- a CDS encoding hemerythrin domain-containing protein, giving the protein MVTKESKISDIIRENPERVLTLDKYGVKFYQNPGITLMEACTGKKIDLNLLINDLERLEKGASILINWENWSLDFMITYLENNHHANIRSLLGKDYVIFFIKYLQGKENENKEIDELFSSINVHLKKEERMLFPYIKQLEIVYANGLEFEYANFGTLPNVLKVINKEHSQICAYIDNVVAGIDRILDKASLEVKKSILKILEGIKKDFHLHVYLEENVIFPKALTLEEELINNFNISKN; this is encoded by the coding sequence ATGGTTACTAAGGAATCAAAAATATCGGATATAATTAGAGAGAATCCTGAGCGGGTACTAACGCTTGATAAATATGGCGTTAAATTTTACCAAAATCCGGGGATAACACTTATGGAAGCATGCACCGGCAAAAAGATAGATTTGAACCTCTTAATAAACGATCTCGAAAGATTAGAAAAAGGTGCCAGTATATTAATTAATTGGGAAAACTGGAGCTTGGACTTTATGATTACTTATCTAGAAAACAATCATCACGCTAATATACGTTCTTTACTTGGCAAGGACTATGTGATCTTTTTTATAAAATATTTGCAGGGAAAAGAAAATGAGAATAAAGAAATTGATGAGTTGTTTAGCTCGATAAATGTGCACCTAAAGAAAGAAGAGAGGATGCTTTTTCCATATATAAAACAACTAGAGATTGTTTATGCCAATGGACTCGAGTTCGAGTATGCAAATTTCGGCACCTTACCGAATGTATTGAAAGTTATCAACAAAGAGCATTCGCAGATTTGTGCTTATATTGACAATGTGGTGGCAGGTATTGACCGCATCTTGGATAAGGCATCTCTCGAAGTAAAAAAGTCTATCCTGAAGATTCTTGAGGGCATAAAAAAAGACTTTCACTTACACGTTTACCTCGAGGAAAACGTGATATTTCCTAAAGCCTTAACATTAGAAGAAGAACTGATCAATAATTTTAATATTTCAAAAAATTAA
- a CDS encoding 2-oxoacid:acceptor oxidoreductase subunit alpha has translation MSENTETKDLQKSNGHDKKTEHLESVTIRFAGDSGDGMQLTGKQFTGTAAIFGNDIGTMPDFPAEIRAPAGTLYGVSGYQLRFSDHDIYSPGDEVDVLVAMNPAALKVNLKDLRKGGTIIVNEDAFDRKNLQLAKYEVNPLEDDSLSEYNVHKLPITKATLEVVKDVGLTTKAANKCKNFYALGLMYWLYDRSPDKTLAWIDEKFKDKQVAEANALALKAGYNFGETSEIFNTRYDVKPAKLPAGTYRSISGNEAIALGLVAAGAKTGLKIFLGSYPITPASDILHHMSRHKNFNVITFQAEDEIAGVTSALGASFAGSIGVTTTSGPGMALKAEAIGLAVMVELPLVIVDVQRAGPSTGLPTKTEQADLLQAMYGRNSESPVAIIAPATPSECFTMAYEAVKIAIEHMTPVILLSDGYIANGSEPWKVRTSADLKDINVEFRTDSDGYYPYLRNEFLVRPWVKPGTPGLEHRIGGLEKENISGNVSYDPQNHENMVKLRAQKIKNIAEHIPELDVLGEDSGELLVLGWGGTHGEILTAFERAREKGLKVSYAHLRYLNPMPKNTEKVLRSFNKILIPELNMGQLSKLIRGEYQIDTIQLNKIQGQPFKTREILSKIEEILN, from the coding sequence ATGTCAGAAAATACAGAAACAAAAGACCTTCAAAAGAGTAACGGTCACGATAAGAAAACCGAGCATCTCGAAAGTGTAACCATTCGTTTTGCCGGTGATTCCGGTGACGGGATGCAGTTAACTGGTAAACAATTCACAGGGACTGCCGCTATATTTGGTAATGACATCGGGACTATGCCCGATTTTCCGGCTGAGATCAGGGCGCCCGCGGGCACATTGTACGGAGTAAGTGGTTACCAACTTAGATTTTCAGACCACGATATATATTCACCCGGGGATGAAGTGGATGTGCTTGTTGCAATGAATCCTGCTGCACTAAAAGTCAATCTCAAAGATCTAAGAAAAGGCGGAACAATAATTGTAAATGAAGATGCCTTCGATAGAAAGAATCTCCAGCTTGCAAAGTATGAAGTAAACCCGCTCGAAGACGATTCGCTAAGCGAATATAATGTACATAAACTTCCCATTACAAAAGCCACGCTCGAAGTTGTAAAAGATGTTGGCTTGACTACAAAAGCCGCAAACAAATGTAAGAATTTTTATGCGCTGGGACTTATGTACTGGCTCTACGACCGCTCGCCTGATAAGACGCTTGCATGGATAGATGAGAAGTTTAAAGATAAACAAGTTGCGGAAGCAAATGCGCTTGCATTAAAAGCAGGGTATAACTTCGGCGAAACATCGGAGATATTTAATACACGGTATGACGTTAAACCTGCGAAACTACCGGCTGGTACTTACAGAAGCATTAGCGGTAATGAAGCTATTGCCCTCGGACTTGTAGCCGCGGGTGCAAAGACCGGTCTTAAGATATTCCTTGGAAGCTACCCAATAACACCTGCTTCGGATATACTGCATCATATGTCTCGTCATAAGAATTTTAATGTAATAACGTTTCAGGCAGAGGACGAGATAGCTGGAGTTACATCTGCATTAGGTGCTTCGTTTGCAGGAAGCATTGGGGTAACAACAACCAGTGGTCCGGGTATGGCATTAAAAGCCGAAGCAATTGGACTGGCTGTAATGGTTGAGCTTCCACTTGTGATTGTCGACGTACAGAGAGCCGGACCATCTACGGGACTTCCTACAAAGACTGAACAGGCTGATCTCTTACAGGCTATGTACGGCAGAAATTCGGAATCGCCCGTTGCGATAATTGCCCCGGCAACACCATCGGAATGTTTCACAATGGCTTATGAGGCTGTGAAAATTGCGATCGAACATATGACTCCTGTGATACTTCTCTCTGACGGTTACATTGCAAATGGTAGTGAACCGTGGAAAGTTCGTACATCCGCTGATCTTAAAGACATTAATGTGGAATTCAGAACGGATTCTGACGGCTATTACCCGTATTTAAGAAATGAATTTTTAGTGCGCCCATGGGTAAAGCCTGGCACTCCGGGTCTTGAACACAGGATAGGCGGACTTGAAAAAGAAAATATTTCCGGTAATGTGAGCTATGATCCGCAGAACCATGAGAATATGGTAAAGTTGCGCGCGCAAAAGATTAAGAATATTGCCGAACATATCCCTGAACTCGATGTGCTCGGTGAGGATTCGGGTGAACTCCTTGTACTCGGATGGGGAGGAACACATGGCGAAATATTGACTGCTTTCGAGCGCGCAAGAGAGAAAGGGCTTAAAGTATCCTACGCTCATCTGCGCTACCTGAACCCGATGCCAAAGAACACCGAAAAGGTGCTTAGGAGCTTTAATAAAATACTTATTCCCGAATTGAACATGGGACAATTAAGCAAGCTTATAAGAGGCGAGTACCAGATAGATACGATACAGCTCAATAAAATACAGGGACAGCCCTTTAAGACAAGAGAAATTCTTAGTAAGATCGAAGAAATTTTAAATTAA
- a CDS encoding Crp/Fnr family transcriptional regulator: MDHNDVKKIFLFSDLSDNEAKLIYENSVFKTFDKGEMIFFDSEPYQGFYGVLEGSVKIYKISKDGKEHIIHFIEKGNTFAEVPLFERWSDSRQEVTYPANTMALEEDTQLILIRSECFLSVLEKDPGLCMKMLASVSKRMRYLTKHIEDLTLKDITKRLAGYLVLEYNKSTSSGSHPASPDTIELDISKYDLACYLGTINETVSRVFRKLQDEDILHVDGRNITIKNLPLLKEVAK; this comes from the coding sequence ATGGATCACAACGATGTAAAGAAGATCTTTCTGTTTTCTGATCTTTCCGACAACGAAGCAAAACTCATATACGAAAATTCGGTTTTTAAAACCTTTGATAAAGGCGAGATGATTTTCTTTGATTCGGAACCTTACCAGGGGTTTTATGGTGTTCTGGAGGGATCGGTTAAGATATATAAAATAAGCAAAGACGGTAAAGAACACATCATTCATTTTATTGAAAAAGGAAATACATTTGCTGAAGTGCCTTTGTTTGAACGATGGAGTGATTCCCGGCAGGAGGTTACTTATCCTGCTAATACAATGGCACTTGAGGAGGATACCCAGTTGATTTTGATACGAAGTGAATGCTTTCTCTCTGTACTCGAAAAAGATCCCGGACTTTGTATGAAAATGCTCGCTAGTGTGAGCAAACGAATGCGGTACCTTACCAAACACATCGAAGACCTTACCTTAAAAGACATAACCAAAAGACTCGCCGGGTATCTTGTTCTGGAATATAATAAAAGTACCTCCTCGGGTTCGCATCCGGCCTCTCCTGACACTATAGAACTTGACATATCAAAGTATGATCTTGCTTGCTACCTGGGTACTATAAACGAAACTGTTTCCCGTGTTTTCAGAAAATTACAGGATGAGGATATTCTGCACGTTGATGGCAGAAATATAACCATAAAAAACCTCCCTCTTCTAAAAGAAGTTGCCAAATAA